A genome region from Pseudoalteromonas tetraodonis includes the following:
- a CDS encoding M1 family metallopeptidase, with product MKIKPLFLSLAMAGMCSQVMASAIDQNSYANLDDVITTHLNLDLDIDFADKQLEGFVEHTLQWQNAKSTKLVLDTRDLDIDKVMYQTANGNWHKASFNLANRDDVKGSKLTITFKSQAEKVRIYYNSRPEASGLQWLTPEQTASKTHPFMYSQSQAIHARSWIPVQDTPAMRVTYSARIHTPEDVRAVMSADNKDALYKDGDYHFNMPQAISPYLIAIGAGNLEFKAMSKQTGIFAEPTILDASVAEFNDTQAMIDKTNAMYGEYAWGRYDLLMLPPSFPFGGMENPRLSFITPTVVAGDKSLVNLIAHELAHSWSGNLVTNATWEDLWLNEGFTSYVENRIMEEVFGRDRAVMEQALDAAGLRAQLKTIDAPDTRLNLKLNGRDPDDAFSSVPYTKGQLFLIYLEEKYGRDKFDDFVKTYFNEFAFKSLTTAQFVTYIKANLIEKYPGVVSMDKVNEWIFEPGLPSDAPNPTSDAFDKVDAATQAWLKGDTTAAQLPTANWTVHEWLHFLNNLPRDLSIEKMTELDGEFNLTQSTNAERAFAWYMLAVGNGYQPIYPALDKHLSGIGRRKLIVPLYKALITHGKKGWAQSVYLKARPGYHPLAQGTIDALFE from the coding sequence ATGAAAATCAAACCTCTTTTTTTAAGCCTCGCTATGGCCGGTATGTGCTCGCAAGTAATGGCTAGCGCTATTGATCAAAATTCCTACGCCAACCTTGATGATGTTATCACCACGCATTTAAACCTTGATTTAGACATCGACTTTGCCGACAAGCAATTAGAAGGTTTTGTTGAGCATACGCTACAATGGCAAAACGCGAAAAGCACAAAGCTAGTACTTGATACCCGCGATCTTGATATTGATAAAGTGATGTATCAAACAGCCAATGGCAATTGGCATAAAGCCAGTTTTAACCTTGCTAATCGCGACGATGTTAAAGGCTCAAAACTAACCATTACATTTAAAAGCCAAGCTGAAAAAGTCCGTATTTACTACAACAGTCGCCCAGAAGCGTCGGGCTTACAGTGGTTAACGCCAGAGCAAACAGCCAGTAAAACGCACCCGTTTATGTATAGTCAATCGCAAGCGATACATGCACGTAGTTGGATCCCTGTGCAAGATACCCCAGCAATGCGTGTGACTTATTCTGCACGTATTCATACCCCTGAAGATGTGCGTGCGGTAATGAGTGCCGATAATAAAGATGCCCTTTATAAAGACGGTGATTACCACTTCAATATGCCACAAGCAATTTCGCCTTACCTAATTGCGATTGGTGCTGGTAACTTAGAATTTAAAGCGATGTCTAAACAAACCGGTATTTTTGCTGAACCGACTATTTTGGATGCCTCAGTTGCTGAGTTTAATGACACCCAAGCGATGATCGACAAAACCAATGCGATGTATGGTGAATATGCTTGGGGTCGCTATGACTTACTTATGCTACCGCCTAGCTTCCCATTTGGTGGCATGGAAAACCCGCGTCTATCATTTATTACCCCAACCGTTGTTGCTGGCGATAAAAGCCTAGTTAACCTGATTGCACATGAGCTTGCTCACTCTTGGTCTGGTAACTTAGTAACCAATGCCACATGGGAAGACTTATGGTTAAACGAAGGATTTACCTCTTACGTTGAAAACCGCATTATGGAAGAAGTATTTGGTCGCGACCGTGCAGTAATGGAGCAAGCGCTTGATGCTGCTGGTCTGCGTGCGCAACTTAAAACCATTGATGCACCAGACACTCGCCTTAATTTAAAACTTAATGGCCGCGATCCGGATGATGCGTTTAGCTCAGTGCCTTACACAAAGGGTCAGCTATTTTTAATCTACCTAGAAGAAAAATATGGCCGTGATAAGTTTGATGACTTTGTTAAAACTTACTTTAATGAATTTGCGTTTAAATCGCTAACCACTGCGCAATTTGTGACTTACATCAAAGCTAACTTAATTGAAAAGTACCCTGGTGTAGTGAGCATGGATAAAGTGAACGAGTGGATTTTTGAGCCAGGTTTACCAAGTGATGCACCTAACCCTACCTCTGATGCGTTCGATAAAGTAGATGCTGCAACACAAGCATGGTTAAAGGGGGATACAACTGCCGCACAATTACCTACTGCAAATTGGACAGTGCATGAGTGGCTGCACTTTTTAAATAACCTACCGCGCGATTTAAGCATTGAAAAAATGACTGAATTAGACGGCGAGTTTAACTTAACCCAATCAACTAACGCAGAACGCGCATTTGCATGGTACATGCTAGCAGTGGGTAACGGTTACCAACCGATTTACCCTGCGCTTGATAAACACTTATCGGGTATTGGTCGTCGTAAGCTAATAGTGCCACTTTACAAAGCACTTATTACACATGGTAAAAAAGGCTGGGCACAAAGCGTGTACTTAAAAGCACGTCCGGGTTATCACCCACTTGCACAAGGTACCATTGACGCGTTATTTGAATAA
- the murB gene encoding UDP-N-acetylmuramate dehydrogenase — translation MAHSLQPLHTFALSSQCQNFIEITDSAQLQTQSFNAPFCLLGEGSNTIFLNDYAGTVIKMATQGINITERENDFLVSAAAGENWHQLVTYLLEQSIAGFENLALIPGTVGAAPVQNIGAYGLEIAQFIEAVDYFDINSNCFKSLTNQQCHFAYRESVFKHALKNKAVITQVHFKLPKIWQPVLSYGPLQQLKNPTPQQVCEQVIQTRNSKLPDPYKLANAGSFFKNPIITNAALVPLLAQFPELPHYPHGAGHHKVAAGWLIEQAGLKGYKIAGIEVHQQQALVLVNHGHSTGDDLISMITHIQNTVLARYNINLEHEVRLIDQHNECHISLEQSA, via the coding sequence GTGGCGCACTCATTACAACCCCTACATACATTTGCATTAAGTAGCCAATGCCAAAATTTTATTGAGATCACCGACTCAGCGCAGCTTCAAACTCAGAGCTTTAACGCGCCTTTTTGTCTGTTAGGGGAGGGCAGTAATACCATTTTTTTAAATGATTATGCTGGCACGGTTATTAAAATGGCGACCCAAGGAATTAATATTACTGAACGGGAAAATGATTTTTTAGTCAGTGCGGCTGCCGGTGAAAATTGGCATCAATTAGTGACTTACTTGCTTGAGCAAAGCATAGCAGGGTTTGAAAATTTAGCACTCATACCTGGCACAGTCGGTGCTGCGCCAGTGCAAAATATTGGTGCCTACGGTTTAGAAATAGCACAATTTATAGAAGCTGTTGACTATTTTGATATTAATAGCAACTGCTTCAAATCTTTAACTAATCAGCAATGCCACTTTGCTTATCGTGAATCGGTTTTTAAACACGCGTTAAAAAATAAAGCGGTGATCACCCAAGTGCACTTTAAACTGCCAAAAATATGGCAACCAGTACTCAGTTATGGACCGCTACAACAACTAAAAAACCCGACGCCACAGCAAGTATGTGAGCAGGTGATACAAACACGCAATAGCAAACTCCCAGACCCTTATAAACTAGCTAATGCTGGGAGTTTTTTTAAAAACCCCATTATTACGAATGCTGCGTTAGTGCCGTTACTTGCGCAGTTTCCTGAGTTACCTCATTACCCACACGGAGCCGGTCATCATAAAGTTGCAGCGGGGTGGTTAATAGAGCAAGCGGGATTAAAGGGATATAAGATTGCCGGTATTGAAGTGCATCAGCAGCAAGCTTTGGTGCTCGTTAACCATGGTCACAGTACAGGGGATGATTTGATCAGCATGATCACCCATATTCAAAACACTGTTTTAGCGCGCTATAACATAAACTTAGAACACGAAGTGCGGTTAATTG
- a CDS encoding DUF2057 domain-containing protein has translation MRKSILLGSVAALLVSASSLAENIHFPEEFVPLQVGERIIESSLFSRVDDVELAPGTYQLKLKYTDLYDLGYDDHEVIESEPFWVNVTIEAGKDYTLVFNRAENAVAAKVFAEAPQVSLKAKGSTLAKPLNIIAERQVQSAQFNQQTTATPAGPQKPSRPIKPITPINGKGMPSAANMLDFWWQQATLAERQAFLDKVTK, from the coding sequence ATGCGTAAATCAATATTATTAGGCAGTGTAGCGGCGCTCTTAGTGAGTGCATCGAGTTTGGCAGAAAATATTCACTTTCCTGAGGAATTTGTTCCTTTGCAAGTGGGTGAACGAATAATTGAAAGTTCGCTTTTTAGTCGTGTTGATGATGTTGAATTAGCACCGGGTACTTATCAGCTAAAACTTAAATACACAGATTTATATGACTTAGGTTATGACGATCATGAAGTGATTGAGTCAGAACCTTTTTGGGTGAATGTAACCATTGAAGCGGGTAAAGATTACACCTTAGTATTTAATCGTGCTGAAAATGCGGTAGCGGCAAAAGTATTTGCTGAGGCACCGCAAGTGAGTTTAAAAGCAAAAGGCAGCACCTTAGCTAAGCCATTAAATATTATTGCCGAACGACAAGTTCAAAGCGCACAGTTTAACCAGCAAACAACAGCAACCCCAGCGGGCCCGCAAAAACCGAGTCGTCCCATTAAACCGATTACGCCAATTAATGGAAAAGGCATGCCAAGTGCGGCAAATATGCTCGACTTTTGGTGGCAACAAGCAACGCTCGCTGAAAGGCAGGCTTTTTTAGATAAAGTAACAAAATAA